A single window of Pontibacillus chungwhensis DNA harbors:
- a CDS encoding PBP1A family penicillin-binding protein codes for MAENSQSRAARKKQQKQSKQTGKKSLFKRIFTTLLIIGIVGAVLGGGLFVYYVQGAPDLDEAKLSDPYSTKLYDVNNELFAELGTQKRTKISYEDIPEVLENAVLATEDVRFYDHFGIDLQRIGGAIYANITEGFGAQGASTITQQVVKRSFLSPKKSIERKVQEQWLALKLEQKYSKQQILSMYLNKIYYANNAYGVASAAKLYFNKDLNELTLPEAALLAGLPQRPAAYDPYKHPEAAQKRKNIVLDLMVQHEKITEEEAKKAQDVTVESMLSKQTETNIPYDAFIEQVLKEVQAKVDDVNVYEDGLKVYTTLDPNAQQKAEQLLKDGIKFPDKELQTAGAVIDTKTGAIRAIAGGRNTEGINATFNYAIDGGSQPGSTFKPIIDYGPAIEYLKWSTHHQLVDEKYYYQTDSSKEVKNYYTGHRGQMSIRKALADSINVPAVKTLNAVGFDKAQSFAEGLGIDFTQPAFYESNAIGGGQTVTPLELAEAYSAFGNEGVHNEAYSVKRIEFQDGSEPIEFKSESNVAMKDYTAYMVTDMMKDVVTSGTGTAANIPGLPVAGKTGTTNDDKNAWFAGYTTNYTIAVWTGYGTEEREVPDTKIPQKYFKQLMSHISQGKETADFKKPASVVESKVEAGTNPGKLPSDYTPSNLIRYELFVKGTEPTNTSQAYDQLDPVQNLQANYDQGKQSITLSWKYKQDKKRPVTFTVNGATQGAQPQTITEGIKETKIDIPNAQPGETYSFEVIAVSERNDGNTSSPQSVQIEIPTDEDENDLLDGLDGNDDENNDNNGNGNGNNNENGNGNGNGNGNENNNGNGNGNNEENEGESEDTEGGQSGGGSDQNPNQETNSDEETNTDQTDDQPDEGETNNENNG; via the coding sequence ATGGCCGAAAATAGCCAATCTCGAGCTGCAAGAAAGAAACAACAAAAGCAAAGTAAACAAACTGGAAAGAAATCCTTATTTAAACGTATATTCACAACATTGCTCATCATAGGAATCGTAGGAGCTGTACTAGGAGGCGGTCTTTTTGTTTACTATGTACAAGGCGCTCCTGATTTAGATGAAGCGAAATTATCAGATCCGTATTCTACTAAGCTATATGATGTAAATAACGAATTGTTTGCTGAACTTGGAACACAGAAGCGAACAAAAATTTCTTATGAAGATATTCCTGAAGTATTAGAAAATGCAGTCCTCGCAACAGAAGATGTTCGATTTTATGATCATTTTGGTATCGATCTTCAGCGAATTGGCGGAGCCATTTATGCTAATATTACGGAAGGCTTCGGAGCACAAGGAGCCAGTACGATCACCCAACAAGTCGTAAAGCGTTCCTTCCTAAGTCCAAAGAAATCGATTGAACGTAAGGTACAGGAACAATGGCTTGCACTTAAGCTAGAACAAAAGTACTCGAAACAACAAATCCTTTCGATGTATTTAAATAAGATCTACTATGCTAATAATGCTTATGGAGTTGCAAGTGCTGCAAAACTTTATTTTAATAAAGACCTGAATGAACTTACATTACCAGAGGCAGCACTATTAGCCGGGCTACCACAGCGACCAGCAGCTTATGACCCTTATAAGCATCCAGAAGCCGCTCAGAAACGTAAAAATATTGTACTGGACCTAATGGTTCAACATGAGAAAATAACAGAAGAAGAAGCTAAGAAAGCCCAAGACGTTACAGTAGAGTCCATGCTTTCAAAACAAACTGAGACCAACATTCCATATGATGCGTTCATTGAGCAAGTCTTAAAAGAGGTTCAAGCGAAAGTGGATGATGTCAATGTTTATGAAGATGGACTTAAAGTTTACACAACACTAGATCCCAATGCACAACAAAAAGCAGAGCAACTCCTTAAGGATGGAATTAAATTTCCTGATAAAGAACTGCAAACAGCCGGTGCTGTTATAGACACGAAAACGGGCGCCATCAGAGCGATCGCAGGTGGACGTAATACAGAAGGAATCAATGCCACATTTAATTATGCCATTGATGGTGGATCGCAGCCTGGTTCAACCTTTAAACCGATTATTGATTATGGACCTGCCATTGAATATCTTAAATGGTCCACTCACCACCAGCTAGTGGATGAGAAATATTATTATCAGACCGATTCAAGTAAAGAGGTTAAAAACTATTACACAGGGCACAGAGGTCAAATGTCGATTCGAAAAGCCTTGGCGGACTCCATTAACGTTCCCGCTGTAAAAACATTAAATGCGGTAGGATTTGATAAAGCGCAGTCCTTTGCTGAAGGCTTAGGAATTGACTTTACTCAACCAGCCTTTTATGAATCAAACGCTATCGGGGGTGGGCAAACCGTTACCCCTCTTGAACTTGCAGAAGCTTACAGTGCCTTCGGGAACGAAGGGGTTCACAATGAAGCATATTCTGTTAAACGGATTGAATTTCAGGATGGCAGTGAGCCGATTGAATTTAAATCAGAATCAAATGTTGCTATGAAAGATTACACGGCCTATATGGTGACAGATATGATGAAAGATGTTGTAACCTCAGGAACCGGTACTGCTGCTAACATACCAGGTCTTCCTGTCGCCGGTAAAACAGGTACAACGAACGACGATAAGAACGCATGGTTCGCCGGTTATACAACCAACTACACCATAGCGGTATGGACGGGGTATGGAACAGAGGAAAGAGAAGTTCCAGACACAAAGATCCCACAAAAGTACTTTAAACAATTGATGAGTCATATCTCTCAAGGTAAGGAAACCGCTGACTTTAAAAAGCCAGCATCTGTTGTAGAATCAAAAGTTGAGGCAGGTACTAATCCTGGGAAACTCCCTAGTGATTATACCCCAAGCAATCTTATTCGCTACGAGCTATTTGTTAAAGGGACAGAGCCAACGAATACCTCTCAAGCTTATGATCAATTAGACCCTGTCCAAAACTTACAAGCGAACTATGATCAAGGTAAACAAAGCATTACACTATCATGGAAATATAAACAAGATAAGAAACGTCCGGTTACCTTTACGGTTAATGGAGCTACTCAAGGAGCGCAGCCTCAAACAATTACAGAAGGCATAAAAGAAACTAAAATTGATATCCCTAATGCGCAGCCTGGGGAAACCTACTCATTTGAAGTCATAGCAGTCAGTGAACGAAATGATGGAAACACTAGTTCACCTCAATCTGTGCAAATAGAGATTCCAACAGATGAGGATGAAAATGACCTCCTAGACGGCTTGGACGGAAATGACGATGAGAATAACGACAATAATGGAAACGGTAATGGTAATAATAATGAGAACGGTAACGGTAACGGTAACGGCAATGGAAATGAAAACAATAACGGTAATGGTAATGGTAATAATGAAGAAAATGAAGGAGAGAGTGAGGACACAGAAGGTGGTCAATCCGGTGGTGGATCCGATCAAAACCCTAATCAAGAAACGAATTCAGATGAAGAAACGAATACAGATCAGACAGATGACCAACCTGATGAAGGAGAAACAAATAACGAAAATAATGGGTAA
- the nth gene encoding endonuclease III — protein MLNQTQIKTVLRTLEDMFPHADCELEHDNPFELLVAVVLSAQCTDALVNKVTKDLFQKYKTPEDYVNVSLEELQQDIRSIGLYRNKSKNIRKLSQMLIDEYGGEVPQTKEELEKLAGVGRKTANVVSAVAFGEPAIAVDTHVERVSKRLGICRWKDSVLEVEKTLMRKVPKEQWSPTHHRMIFFGRYHCKAQNPQCEVCPLLELCREGQKRMKKANKINS, from the coding sequence ATGCTGAATCAAACGCAGATTAAGACGGTGTTACGAACATTAGAAGATATGTTCCCGCATGCTGATTGTGAACTTGAGCATGACAATCCCTTTGAGTTATTGGTTGCAGTGGTTTTGTCAGCTCAATGTACGGATGCATTGGTGAATAAAGTAACAAAAGACTTGTTCCAAAAATACAAAACTCCAGAAGATTATGTGAACGTCTCGCTTGAAGAACTCCAGCAAGATATTCGTTCCATCGGGCTTTATCGAAATAAGTCTAAAAATATCAGAAAGCTAAGTCAAATGCTGATTGATGAATATGGTGGAGAGGTCCCCCAAACGAAAGAAGAGCTTGAGAAACTTGCAGGCGTTGGAAGGAAAACAGCAAACGTGGTAAGCGCTGTTGCCTTTGGAGAACCCGCTATTGCAGTAGACACACATGTTGAACGTGTATCCAAGCGACTTGGGATTTGTAGGTGGAAGGATTCAGTTCTTGAGGTGGAAAAGACCCTCATGCGTAAAGTACCAAAAGAACAATGGAGCCCGACGCACCACCGCATGATATTCTTTGGGAGATATCATTGTAAAGCTCAGAACCCTCAATGTGAGGTTTGTCCACTGTTAGAACTTTGCAGGGAAGGGCAAAAGAGAATGAAAAAGGCCAATAAAATAAATTCTTAA
- a CDS encoding DnaD domain-containing protein: MNHIGVNKGRGEQDIMNGIATLMKDQLALPKRLLTNYRQLGLTESDVMVLLHIHRFQSEGNDFPTPSELSDFLSINEYECSQVLRKLIQKGYLSIEQSTDEQVLNEVYSLYGLWESLVEEQGEAYRTQNEEPEQPNMFVLFEQEFGRALSPFEIETINIWIDEDAQEPALIKAALREAVLMGKLNFKYIDRILREWKKKGIRSVQDAREASKSFRGQQSKQNQNSEQNNQQRDVSIYYNWLDDDA, encoded by the coding sequence ATGAATCATATCGGTGTAAATAAAGGTAGAGGTGAGCAGGATATTATGAACGGAATTGCAACACTAATGAAAGACCAACTAGCATTGCCTAAACGGTTGTTAACGAATTATAGACAATTGGGTTTAACAGAGAGCGATGTAATGGTGTTGTTACACATTCATCGCTTCCAATCAGAGGGGAATGATTTCCCAACACCTTCAGAACTGTCTGATTTCCTTTCTATCAATGAATACGAGTGTTCCCAGGTGCTAAGGAAATTAATACAAAAAGGGTATTTGAGTATTGAGCAAAGCACTGATGAGCAAGTGCTTAATGAAGTTTATTCATTATACGGTTTATGGGAATCACTTGTTGAAGAGCAAGGGGAAGCCTATCGAACCCAAAATGAGGAACCTGAACAACCAAATATGTTTGTGTTATTTGAACAAGAGTTTGGTCGAGCGTTATCACCGTTTGAAATTGAAACCATTAACATTTGGATTGATGAAGACGCACAGGAACCAGCCCTTATAAAAGCTGCTTTAAGAGAAGCAGTTCTCATGGGGAAATTAAATTTTAAATACATTGACCGTATTTTACGGGAATGGAAGAAAAAAGGGATTCGCTCAGTCCAAGATGCGAGGGAAGCAAGTAAGTCATTCAGGGGTCAGCAAAGTAAACAGAATCAAAATAGTGAGCAAAATAACCAACAAAGAGATGTTTCTATTTATTACAACTGGTTGGATGATGACGCATAG
- the asnS gene encoding asparagine--tRNA ligase — translation MKTTISEAHKHVNEEVTIGAWLANKRSSGKIAFLQLRDGTGFIQGVVVKADVEEEAFNLAKSVTQESSLYVTGKIVEDTRSPFGYEMQVSSLEIIHEAVDYPITPKNHGPEFLLDHRHLWLRSKKQHAIMKVRNEIIRSTYEFFNNNGYTKIDPPILTGSSAEGTTELFHTKYFEEDAYLSQSGQLYMEAAAMAFGKVFSFGPTFRAEKSKTRRHLIEFWMIEPEMAFMDHNDSLEVQEQYVSHVVQSVLENCKLELQALERDTEKLEKIQAPFPRITYDDAIQLLKEKGFDDIEWGEDFGAPHETAIAESYDKPVFITHYPLDIKAFYMKPDPERQDVALCADLIAPEGYGEIIGGSQRIDDLELMEQRYEEHGLTGDAYQWYLELRKYGSVPHSGFGLGLERTVAWITGIEHVRETIPFPRLLNRLYP, via the coding sequence GTGAAAACAACAATTTCAGAAGCACATAAACACGTCAATGAAGAAGTTACCATTGGCGCATGGCTAGCAAACAAACGCTCAAGTGGTAAGATTGCCTTCTTACAACTACGCGATGGAACAGGTTTTATACAAGGCGTTGTGGTTAAAGCAGACGTTGAAGAAGAAGCATTTAACCTCGCTAAAAGTGTTACACAAGAGTCATCTTTATACGTTACAGGAAAGATCGTAGAAGATACTCGTTCACCTTTTGGGTACGAAATGCAAGTAAGCTCTTTAGAAATTATTCATGAAGCGGTTGATTATCCAATTACACCGAAAAATCATGGTCCAGAATTCCTTCTAGATCATCGTCATTTATGGTTACGTTCGAAGAAACAACATGCCATTATGAAAGTACGTAACGAAATCATTCGTTCTACTTATGAGTTCTTTAACAATAATGGATACACTAAGATCGATCCACCGATTTTGACTGGGTCATCAGCAGAAGGAACAACAGAGCTATTCCATACGAAATATTTTGAAGAAGATGCTTACCTATCTCAAAGTGGTCAGTTATACATGGAAGCTGCCGCGATGGCATTTGGGAAAGTATTCTCATTTGGTCCTACATTCCGAGCAGAAAAGTCTAAGACGCGTCGTCACTTAATTGAATTTTGGATGATCGAACCTGAAATGGCGTTTATGGACCATAATGATAGCCTTGAAGTACAAGAACAATACGTCTCTCATGTCGTACAGTCCGTTCTTGAAAATTGTAAATTAGAACTTCAGGCTCTTGAGAGAGATACGGAGAAACTTGAAAAAATTCAAGCACCGTTCCCTCGTATTACGTATGATGATGCTATTCAATTACTGAAAGAAAAAGGCTTTGATGATATTGAATGGGGCGAAGATTTCGGAGCTCCTCACGAAACAGCTATAGCAGAAAGCTATGACAAGCCTGTATTCATTACTCATTATCCATTAGATATTAAAGCCTTCTATATGAAACCAGACCCAGAGCGTCAAGACGTTGCGTTGTGCGCTGATCTAATCGCTCCTGAAGGGTACGGTGAAATCATTGGCGGAAGTCAACGTATTGATGATTTAGAGCTTATGGAACAGCGTTATGAAGAACATGGTCTTACAGGTGACGCTTATCAGTGGTATTTAGAGCTTCGTAAATACGGTAGCGTACCTCATTCCGGTTTCGGTCTTGGTTTGGAGCGAACAGTTGCGTGGATTACAGGGATCGAGCACGTTCGAGAAACGATTCCATTCCCTCGCTTATTAAACCGTCTATATCCATAA
- a CDS encoding pyridoxal phosphate-dependent aminotransferase, protein MELAKRVQTITPSSTLAITAKANELKAQGHDVIGLGAGEPDFNTPEHILHAASKAMFDGKTKYTPSGGIKELKQAIVNKFQHDQGLTYELDQVIVTTGAKHALYTLFQVLLNEGDEVIVPAPYWVSYPEQIKLAGGKPVIVSAKEENQFKLTPDELEQAITDKTKAVIINSPSNPTGMVYSKGELEALGEVCERRDITIVSDEIYETLIYGDESHTSVAQLSQELKDRTIIINGVSKSHAMTGWRIGYAVGSKKVIKAMTNLASHSTSNPTSVAQYAALAAYTSSQDEVVNMKKAFSERLEKLYGWITAIPGITCVKPQGAFYLFPNVSEAVQANGYDSVDDWVKAILEEEKVALVPGSGFGADQNVRLSYATSLDQLEEAAKRIHRFVKKHQS, encoded by the coding sequence ATGGAATTGGCAAAACGCGTTCAGACAATAACACCTTCAAGTACACTGGCAATAACAGCAAAAGCTAATGAGCTAAAGGCACAAGGCCATGATGTGATTGGACTTGGTGCAGGTGAGCCTGATTTTAATACACCAGAGCATATCTTACATGCAGCGAGTAAAGCAATGTTTGATGGGAAGACGAAATATACCCCTTCTGGCGGCATCAAAGAACTAAAGCAGGCCATTGTAAACAAGTTTCAGCACGATCAGGGTCTTACATATGAACTTGATCAGGTTATTGTCACTACTGGGGCCAAACACGCCTTATATACACTATTTCAAGTCTTACTAAACGAGGGCGATGAAGTTATTGTTCCAGCTCCTTATTGGGTAAGTTATCCTGAACAAATTAAGTTAGCTGGTGGCAAGCCTGTTATCGTTTCAGCTAAGGAGGAGAATCAATTTAAATTGACTCCGGATGAATTAGAGCAAGCGATTACAGATAAGACAAAGGCCGTCATTATTAATTCCCCGTCTAACCCAACTGGTATGGTTTATTCCAAAGGTGAATTAGAAGCACTTGGGGAAGTATGTGAGCGCCGTGATATCACGATTGTATCAGACGAGATCTATGAAACGCTCATATATGGAGATGAATCTCATACATCAGTAGCACAATTATCTCAAGAATTAAAAGACCGAACAATCATTATTAACGGTGTATCGAAATCACATGCTATGACCGGTTGGAGAATTGGATATGCTGTAGGAAGTAAAAAAGTCATTAAAGCTATGACAAATCTCGCTTCCCATTCAACATCTAATCCTACCTCAGTAGCCCAATACGCAGCTTTAGCAGCCTATACTTCATCTCAAGATGAAGTGGTAAACATGAAAAAGGCTTTTAGTGAACGTTTAGAAAAGCTTTACGGTTGGATAACAGCTATTCCTGGTATAACATGTGTTAAACCGCAGGGAGCGTTTTATTTGTTCCCGAATGTATCAGAAGCTGTTCAAGCTAATGGTTACGATTCAGTAGATGATTGGGTAAAAGCGATTCTAGAAGAAGAAAAAGTTGCACTTGTTCCAGGATCAGGGTTCGGGGCAGACCAAAACGTGCGTTTATCATATGCAACTTCTCTTGATCAATTAGAAGAAGCAGCGAAACGGATTCATCGATTTGTTAAAAAGCATCAATCATAA
- a CDS encoding cell wall elongation regulator TseB-like domain-containing protein, whose translation MMRIRLYLPSIEHKSGKLLLASVIIITLVLGYLGYLYYVIQDDKTASFNPSKEIAQAETSLTSVNSVSRYHGMHQYDIVAGVDDNGEKGMAFIPVTEGNEKEEVIYVTGQEITSKETMQRLWSDQCMSCTFIEIKPAIHQDVPLWEITYKDEDNRYVFDYYKMENGKRYEVFRLK comes from the coding sequence ATGATGAGAATACGGCTGTATTTACCATCTATAGAACATAAGTCGGGCAAACTCCTTTTAGCTTCTGTAATTATTATTACGTTAGTGTTGGGGTATTTAGGATATCTGTATTATGTCATTCAAGATGATAAAACAGCATCTTTTAACCCTTCAAAGGAAATAGCTCAAGCAGAAACATCCTTAACATCCGTAAATTCTGTTTCCCGCTACCATGGAATGCATCAATATGATATAGTAGCAGGCGTGGATGACAATGGAGAGAAGGGTATGGCCTTTATCCCTGTTACAGAAGGAAATGAAAAAGAAGAAGTAATTTATGTAACCGGGCAGGAAATAACTTCTAAGGAGACCATGCAACGACTTTGGAGTGATCAATGCATGAGTTGTACCTTTATTGAAATCAAGCCTGCCATTCATCAGGATGTTCCATTATGGGAGATAACCTATAAAGATGAAGACAACCGTTATGTATTTGACTACTATAAAATGGAGAATGGGAAGCGTTATGAAGTTTTCCGTTTAAAATAA
- a CDS encoding YpmA family protein, with protein sequence MEEQRVEVMSTVRVEKSNDLYKIVDSLNRTLKDQNLMFGLALDENDENTAVFTIYRT encoded by the coding sequence ATGGAGGAACAAAGAGTAGAAGTCATGTCTACGGTTCGGGTTGAGAAATCAAATGACCTGTATAAGATCGTGGATTCATTAAATCGTACTTTAAAAGACCAAAATTTAATGTTTGGATTAGCATTGGATGAGAATGATGAGAATACGGCTGTATTTACCATCTATAGAACATAA
- the dinG gene encoding ATP-dependent DNA helicase DinG: MAKFVVVDLETTGHSPKKGDKIIEIGMVTIEDGVITDQYKSFIHPEQPIPSFISQLTGIQDKDVQGAPLFDEIVDDVMSRLEGAYFVAHHVEFDLGFLNYAIQEVTGKQLTMPVLDTVELARILMPQAPGYKLGQLAEYFKVSHKDPHRALADAFVTGEILLKLLHKAKGLPYETLSHLLQLEGKLKSDVSELLQGVVNEKAFSVHDDSEMDLYRGIAVRKQEDPNENNDEPQEGFAPFLEHTFKENGYLHKYMERYEDREGQREMATTIYDAFQSHSHALIEAETGTGKSLGYLIPSLYEAVMTGERIVVSTHTTQLQSQLIEKELPFLQKSMPFSFKAALLKGKQHYLSLKKFEHELFSPTADNYDVVLTKAMILVWLTETTTGDRDEIQLPSSGQIFWRKVSAEAENVDPKSSWYRLSFYQRAKKRAQKANIIVTNHSLLCTDIIRSNGLISSYKKIIVDEAHHLEASAAKHFGLRLDYITIQYLINEMGGNQKGDWMYNMLSSYPELSMRLDLSKWDQYMQNIREEADELFRYIFSYVIQKHNAEISLNDVGRFQYRYQKEQEDPSAWRTIEEMTHRVSFYLRDAIQFLHHCKQYITMAETSNEAMRWTEDISMYMERLETIIDGLRILLIEDQANLVKWIELEAYGAKNAVFLYSEPIEIASMLAEHFFNKKESVILTSATLTMKDSFSFMLKRLGLSKEETIQYKIPSPFKYEEQVQLLIPNDFPSVKYGDQESFIHATCEAIYSLATVTEGRMLVLFTSYDMLKKTYYVMKELMEQEEFMLIAQGISSGSRTRLKKNFQAFDRSILFGTSSFWEGVDIPGEDLTSLVIVRLPFQPPDHPVYEAKSQALKESGKNAFMELSLPNAVLRFKQGFGRLIRSSSDRGIVLVCDDRIMKAKYGKYFLDSIPDLPVHFESTTTLMKKAQDWL, translated from the coding sequence ATGGCTAAGTTTGTAGTTGTTGATTTGGAAACAACAGGTCATAGCCCTAAAAAAGGGGATAAAATAATTGAAATTGGTATGGTTACAATTGAAGATGGCGTCATAACTGATCAATATAAATCCTTCATCCATCCTGAACAACCCATACCGAGTTTTATCAGTCAACTAACTGGGATCCAAGATAAGGATGTTCAGGGGGCTCCTTTATTCGATGAAATTGTTGATGATGTGATGTCCAGACTAGAGGGGGCTTATTTTGTTGCCCACCATGTAGAATTTGATCTTGGATTTTTAAATTATGCGATTCAAGAGGTGACAGGTAAGCAGCTGACCATGCCAGTGCTTGATACGGTGGAACTAGCGCGTATCCTTATGCCGCAAGCACCTGGGTACAAATTGGGGCAGTTAGCTGAATATTTTAAAGTCTCACATAAAGACCCACATAGGGCTCTCGCAGATGCTTTTGTTACCGGAGAAATCCTTCTGAAGTTATTACATAAAGCCAAAGGATTGCCGTATGAGACTTTGTCCCACTTACTTCAACTAGAAGGGAAACTGAAAAGCGACGTCAGTGAATTATTACAAGGTGTCGTGAATGAGAAAGCCTTTTCTGTACATGATGATTCTGAAATGGACCTTTATAGAGGAATTGCGGTCAGAAAGCAAGAAGACCCAAATGAAAATAATGATGAACCCCAAGAAGGTTTTGCTCCCTTTTTAGAGCACACATTTAAAGAGAACGGTTACTTGCACAAGTATATGGAGCGGTATGAGGACCGTGAAGGCCAAAGAGAAATGGCTACAACCATTTATGATGCCTTTCAGTCTCATTCTCATGCGTTAATTGAAGCAGAGACAGGAACCGGTAAATCGCTTGGTTATTTAATACCATCTCTTTATGAAGCAGTCATGACAGGAGAAAGAATAGTTGTTAGTACACATACGACTCAATTACAATCTCAGTTAATTGAAAAGGAACTCCCTTTTCTTCAGAAATCTATGCCTTTTTCGTTTAAAGCGGCTCTTTTAAAAGGAAAGCAACATTATCTTAGTTTGAAGAAATTTGAGCATGAGCTTTTTTCACCAACAGCGGATAACTACGATGTGGTGTTAACAAAAGCCATGATTCTAGTGTGGTTAACCGAGACGACAACAGGGGATCGGGATGAGATCCAATTGCCTTCAAGCGGACAGATATTTTGGAGGAAAGTGTCTGCTGAAGCAGAAAATGTTGATCCAAAGTCTTCGTGGTACCGTCTTTCCTTCTATCAACGAGCCAAGAAAAGAGCTCAAAAAGCAAATATTATCGTAACCAACCATTCATTACTGTGTACGGATATTATCCGTTCGAATGGATTGATTTCATCCTATAAAAAAATTATCGTTGATGAGGCTCATCACCTTGAAGCTTCTGCAGCAAAACATTTTGGCTTGAGATTAGACTATATAACCATCCAATATTTAATTAATGAAATGGGCGGAAACCAAAAAGGGGATTGGATGTACAACATGTTATCATCCTACCCAGAGCTATCTATGCGACTTGATTTATCCAAATGGGATCAGTATATGCAAAACATTCGAGAAGAGGCTGATGAACTGTTCCGATATATTTTCTCTTATGTCATTCAGAAGCATAATGCTGAAATTTCTTTAAATGATGTAGGTCGCTTTCAGTATCGATACCAAAAAGAACAAGAAGATCCATCAGCCTGGAGAACGATTGAGGAGATGACTCACCGGGTTTCGTTTTATCTTCGTGATGCCATACAGTTTCTTCATCACTGTAAGCAGTACATTACAATGGCTGAAACGAGTAATGAAGCGATGAGGTGGACAGAAGATATTTCGATGTATATGGAGCGCTTAGAGACAATTATAGACGGGTTACGCATACTGTTGATAGAAGATCAAGCAAACCTTGTGAAATGGATTGAATTAGAAGCTTATGGCGCAAAAAATGCTGTGTTCTTGTACAGTGAACCGATTGAAATAGCTTCTATGTTGGCTGAACATTTCTTTAATAAGAAAGAAAGTGTCATTCTTACTAGTGCTACACTTACGATGAAAGATTCTTTCTCCTTTATGTTAAAACGGTTAGGTTTATCAAAGGAAGAAACCATTCAATATAAAATTCCTTCTCCATTTAAGTATGAGGAACAAGTGCAGCTTCTTATCCCAAATGATTTTCCTAGTGTTAAATATGGGGATCAAGAATCATTTATACACGCGACGTGTGAGGCTATTTATTCTCTCGCTACTGTCACTGAGGGGCGTATGCTTGTATTGTTTACATCCTATGACATGTTGAAGAAGACCTATTATGTGATGAAGGAATTAATGGAACAAGAAGAATTTATGCTAATCGCACAAGGGATATCCAGTGGCAGTCGAACCCGCTTAAAAAAGAATTTTCAAGCATTTGATCGGTCCATTCTATTTGGTACGAGCTCCTTTTGGGAAGGGGTGGATATACCAGGGGAAGATTTAACATCACTTGTCATTGTGCGCCTTCCATTCCAGCCACCTGACCATCCTGTGTATGAAGCTAAGTCTCAAGCTTTAAAAGAATCAGGAAAGAATGCATTCATGGAACTTTCCTTACCAAATGCTGTTCTTCGATTTAAGCAAGGGTTTGGTAGACTAATTCGTTCAAGTTCTGATCGAGGAATTGTATTGGTATGTGACGACCGAATTATGAAAGCGAAATATGGAAAATACTTTTTGGACTCCATTCCTGATTTACCTGTGCATTTCGAAAGTACAACAACGTTGATGAAGAAAGCACAAGACTGGCTATAA
- the panD gene encoding aspartate 1-decarboxylase, with product MLRTMMKSKIHRARVTEANLNYVGSITIDQHILDEVGILPHEQVQIVNNNNGARLETYVIPGERHSGVICLNGAAARLVQPGDIVIIVSYGLLSEEELETFQPKVAIMNEQNEIEEMIEQESPLTII from the coding sequence ATGCTTCGCACCATGATGAAATCGAAAATTCATCGGGCCCGTGTTACTGAGGCAAACCTAAACTATGTAGGTAGTATCACAATTGATCAACATATTTTAGATGAAGTTGGAATATTGCCACATGAGCAAGTGCAAATTGTGAATAATAATAATGGAGCTCGTTTAGAGACTTATGTGATACCTGGTGAAAGGCACAGTGGAGTGATCTGTTTAAATGGAGCTGCTGCTCGACTAGTGCAGCCAGGGGATATCGTAATTATCGTATCGTATGGACTTTTAAGTGAAGAAGAATTGGAAACCTTTCAACCCAAAGTGGCCATTATGAATGAGCAGAATGAAATTGAAGAAATGATCGAACAAGAATCGCCATTAACGATCATATAG